Proteins encoded by one window of uncultured Cohaesibacter sp.:
- a CDS encoding SDR family oxidoreductase — translation MDLNLKGKVAVITGASVGIGLAVAEGLAAEGVRVLINGRRADKVKEACDKIGELAVPAVGDVSTMEGVAALVEAAEKAGGADILINNAGTGSNETIMEAGDEKWQAYWDLHVMAAIRLSRGLVPQMEKKGAGIVLNTGSICAVQPLWYEPIYNVTKAALMMFSRNLATEVVGKNIRVNCINPGLVQTPDWEKTARELTADKGGDWQGYLQQVADEHAPIKRFCTPQELADFYVFLCSDRASYSVGSTYFVDGGMKMTV, via the coding sequence ATGGATCTCAATCTCAAAGGCAAAGTCGCGGTCATCACAGGCGCATCGGTGGGCATCGGACTTGCTGTAGCCGAAGGCCTTGCCGCCGAAGGCGTGCGCGTTCTGATCAATGGCCGGCGTGCTGACAAGGTCAAGGAAGCCTGTGACAAGATCGGCGAGCTTGCCGTGCCTGCCGTTGGTGATGTCTCGACTATGGAAGGCGTTGCCGCGCTCGTCGAAGCCGCAGAAAAGGCCGGTGGTGCCGACATTCTCATCAACAATGCGGGCACCGGTTCGAATGAAACCATCATGGAAGCAGGCGACGAGAAATGGCAGGCCTATTGGGACCTCCATGTGATGGCCGCGATCCGTCTGTCGCGCGGACTTGTCCCGCAGATGGAAAAGAAAGGCGCAGGCATCGTGCTCAACACCGGTTCCATCTGCGCGGTGCAGCCGCTCTGGTATGAGCCGATCTACAACGTCACCAAGGCCGCTCTGATGATGTTTTCGCGCAACCTTGCAACCGAGGTTGTCGGCAAGAACATCCGCGTCAACTGCATCAACCCGGGTCTCGTGCAAACACCGGACTGGGAAAAGACGGCCCGCGAGCTGACCGCCGACAAGGGCGGCGACTGGCAGGGCTATCTGCAACAGGTCGCTGATGAACATGCGCCCATCAAGCGCTTCTGCACACCGCAGGAACTGGCTGATTTCTACGTCTTCCTGTGCTCCGATCGTGCAAGCTATTCGGTCGGCTCGACCTACTTTGTAGATGGCGGCATGAAGATGACCGTTTAG
- a CDS encoding ABC transporter permease has protein sequence MSGFKLSRQLMLEAAPTLFLIILSVLIIVASPGFFSGSTILVVLADAVVLFTLAAGLSFVILLGSIDLSVPAVASLGGVIVALSIPTLGFVAYPVAIAVGALAGLMSGMVHVYLRVPSFIATLATSGVVTGLALFLSGSQTVTIEAAYRGVLTPVISSTAGIPNIIIIGAVICLIGMYIQRYTKFGRAIRAIGAGESAVRASGIHVGNNKLLAFVMASAFAAAGGALLAARMTSGNPAGADQLLLPAIAAVLVGGTAITGGTGGVGHTVIGTLIVIVMRIGMTFMGVDAFAQQILFGSVLICAIALTLNRDLLQVVK, from the coding sequence ATGAGCGGCTTCAAACTCTCCCGACAGCTTATGCTCGAGGCAGCGCCGACGCTGTTTCTCATCATTCTTTCGGTTCTCATCATCGTGGCCTCGCCGGGCTTTTTCAGCGGCAGCACCATTCTGGTGGTGCTGGCTGATGCGGTTGTGCTTTTCACCCTCGCGGCCGGGCTTTCCTTCGTGATCCTGTTGGGATCGATTGACCTGTCGGTGCCTGCGGTCGCTTCGCTCGGCGGGGTGATTGTTGCGCTGTCCATCCCGACGCTTGGCTTTGTCGCCTATCCGGTTGCCATTGCCGTCGGGGCGCTTGCCGGGTTGATGTCGGGCATGGTGCATGTGTATTTGCGCGTCCCCTCCTTCATCGCCACCCTAGCAACAAGCGGCGTGGTAACTGGGCTCGCCCTGTTCCTGTCCGGCTCACAGACCGTGACCATCGAGGCGGCCTATCGCGGCGTGTTGACACCGGTGATCAGCTCCACAGCGGGCATCCCCAACATCATCATCATCGGTGCGGTCATCTGCCTGATCGGCATGTATATCCAGCGCTACACAAAATTCGGTCGCGCCATTCGTGCCATCGGAGCCGGTGAAAGCGCAGTGCGGGCATCGGGCATCCATGTCGGCAACAACAAGTTGCTCGCCTTTGTCATGGCCTCTGCTTTTGCGGCTGCGGGCGGGGCCTTGCTCGCCGCGCGCATGACGAGCGGCAACCCTGCGGGGGCCGATCAACTGCTACTGCCTGCAATCGCAGCGGTGCTGGTGGGTGGCACGGCGATCACTGGGGGGACCGGTGGTGTGGGCCACACAGTGATCGGCACACTCATCGTCATCGTCATGCGCATCGGCATGACATTCATGGGCGTCGACGCCTTCGCGCAGCAAATCCTTTTCGGCAGCGTTCTGATCTGCGCCATCGCGCTCACGCTCAACCGGGATCTGCTGCAGGTCGTGAAATAG
- a CDS encoding sugar ABC transporter ATP-binding protein, with translation MTIRLEDITKIYGPVTAINKASIEINAGEVVGLVGENGAGKSTLMRVLAGGTHPTSGTYLIDGEPVHFNGPLDANDAGIAMVYQEQSLILTMSVAENMYLGQEARFLKHRLVDHAAMRKAAKRNLEKVGVDVDPATIAGDLSFAQRQMVELAKALTLEERTSDRLIILLDEPTSVLEQAEIDVLFARIRDLKDRASFIFVSHRLDEVLEISDRIYVMKDAEVVAEMPVSEAHETKLHEIMVGRTLEHNFYLEDRQTPPQDTVALELRHLGRGNDFKDISLKIHHGEVLGIAGVIGSGREALVRAVFGMEPSKSGEIHVYGKKVDIPDPSTAVKHGIGFVPSERGTEGMVPMLSIAENISLANLDSVTGSLGLSKGKETSLAKRWIERLSIRAPGPEAPIRSLSGGNQQKVVIAKWLNAQSKVLILDHPTRGVDVGAKHEVFSLIRDLCEEGYAILLLADTLAETIGLSHRVLVMRDGELQAEIGASAGNKPSQTSIVEHMV, from the coding sequence ATGACCATTCGGCTTGAAGACATCACCAAAATCTACGGACCGGTCACGGCGATCAACAAGGCGAGCATTGAGATCAATGCCGGAGAAGTTGTCGGTCTCGTGGGCGAGAATGGCGCGGGCAAATCAACCCTGATGCGCGTTCTTGCCGGGGGAACACACCCCACGTCAGGCACCTATCTCATTGATGGCGAACCGGTTCATTTCAATGGCCCGCTTGACGCCAATGATGCTGGCATTGCCATGGTCTATCAGGAGCAATCGCTGATTTTGACCATGTCTGTCGCCGAGAACATGTATCTTGGCCAGGAAGCGCGTTTCCTGAAACATCGTCTCGTTGATCATGCCGCCATGCGCAAGGCAGCTAAACGCAATCTTGAAAAGGTTGGCGTCGATGTCGACCCGGCAACGATTGCGGGCGATCTCAGCTTTGCCCAGCGCCAGATGGTTGAACTCGCCAAGGCACTAACCCTTGAGGAACGCACGTCAGACCGGCTGATCATTCTGCTCGACGAGCCGACATCGGTGCTTGAGCAGGCAGAGATCGACGTGCTGTTTGCACGTATCCGCGACCTCAAGGACCGGGCGAGCTTTATCTTCGTCTCGCACAGGCTTGATGAGGTTCTGGAGATTTCAGACCGCATCTATGTGATGAAGGATGCCGAAGTCGTGGCCGAAATGCCCGTCTCGGAGGCCCATGAAACCAAGCTGCACGAAATCATGGTCGGACGAACGCTTGAACATAATTTCTATCTTGAGGACCGGCAGACACCACCTCAGGATACGGTGGCTCTGGAATTGCGCCATCTCGGCCGGGGGAATGATTTCAAGGATATCAGCCTGAAAATCCATCACGGCGAAGTGCTGGGCATTGCCGGCGTGATCGGCTCGGGCCGTGAAGCGCTTGTCCGTGCCGTATTCGGTATGGAGCCGTCAAAAAGCGGTGAAATCCACGTATATGGCAAGAAGGTCGATATTCCCGACCCTTCGACCGCCGTCAAGCACGGCATCGGGTTCGTCCCGTCGGAGCGCGGTACAGAAGGCATGGTGCCCATGCTGTCGATTGCGGAGAATATCTCGCTTGCCAATCTGGATAGCGTGACGGGGTCGCTTGGCCTCAGCAAGGGTAAGGAAACGTCCCTTGCCAAACGCTGGATCGAGCGACTGAGCATCAGGGCCCCGGGGCCCGAAGCCCCGATCCGGTCCCTGTCGGGCGGCAACCAGCAAAAGGTGGTGATCGCCAAATGGCTCAACGCCCAATCCAAGGTGCTCATTCTCGATCACCCGACACGCGGTGTTGATGTGGGGGCCAAGCATGAGGTGTTCAGCCTCATTCGCGACCTTTGCGAGGAAGGCTACGCCATTCTCCTGCTAGCCGACACACTTGCAGAGACCATCGGCCTGTCGCACCGGGTGCTCGTAATGCGCGACGGTGAACTGCAGGCCGAAATCGGCGCCTCCGCTGGCAACAAGCCATCCCAAACCAGTATTGTGGAGCACATGGTATGA
- a CDS encoding ABC transporter permease codes for MATEAAGSPLPTQRLRTWMQSRSPLARLAPTMIALLVAVIAVSIYNPNFMSGANLSRLAASSAIPLLLAVGVTFVILMGSIDLSIEGVLALSATTTVLVLQIDPGPTGSIIALVVAILTGAATGTVTGLLHTVLKIPSFMVTLGMWFVSAGLATLLLGGGTIAVRSADLRILIMHRFLGLPLTVWVTLIVVAIAIVMHARTRFGRHVMAIGGEESIARLAGLPIKRTRAAVFTIAGGFYGLAAAFAVAQLGQGNVDIGEGRLFTTITAVVLGGTALSGGVGGVVNAILGVLLVVVLTNGMILMGVPPYLQQAVLGVLIIIAVASSTARKHEGICK; via the coding sequence ATGGCCACCGAAGCCGCCGGGTCGCCGTTGCCCACGCAACGCTTGCGTACCTGGATGCAATCCAGATCTCCACTTGCTCGTCTCGCGCCGACAATGATCGCCCTCTTGGTGGCGGTCATTGCTGTCTCGATCTACAACCCCAACTTCATGAGCGGAGCCAATCTAAGCCGTCTGGCCGCTTCTTCGGCAATCCCGCTGTTATTGGCAGTGGGTGTAACCTTTGTCATTCTGATGGGCAGTATCGACTTGTCGATCGAGGGAGTTCTTGCCCTCTCTGCAACGACAACTGTTCTGGTCCTGCAAATCGATCCCGGCCCGACCGGCAGCATCATCGCGCTGGTTGTTGCGATCCTGACCGGGGCAGCAACAGGCACGGTCACCGGCCTGTTGCACACGGTTTTGAAAATCCCGTCTTTCATGGTGACTCTCGGCATGTGGTTTGTCTCCGCAGGTCTCGCAACGCTGCTGCTTGGTGGCGGCACGATTGCCGTTCGCAGCGCCGACTTGCGCATCCTCATCATGCATCGCTTCCTCGGCCTACCGCTCACGGTTTGGGTGACGCTGATCGTCGTCGCGATAGCAATCGTGATGCACGCGCGAACCCGTTTTGGCCGCCACGTCATGGCGATTGGTGGCGAGGAATCCATTGCCCGCCTTGCCGGTCTGCCCATCAAGCGTACACGCGCTGCCGTGTTCACCATCGCTGGCGGCTTTTATGGCCTCGCGGCAGCCTTTGCTGTCGCCCAGCTCGGACAGGGCAATGTCGATATTGGCGAGGGACGTCTTTTCACCACCATCACCGCTGTGGTGCTCGGTGGCACGGCGCTCAGCGGCGGGGTCGGCGGAGTGGTCAACGCCATTCTCGGCGTGCTGTTGGTGGTCGTTCTGACCAACGGCATGATCCTGATGGGTGTGCCACCCTATCTGCAACAGGCCGTTCTGGGTGTCCTGATCATCATTGCAGTGGCATCATCCACGGCACGCAAGCACGAGGGGATCTGCAAATGA
- a CDS encoding sugar ABC transporter substrate-binding protein, with the protein MTSLLKYQPSRRVFMSSMASLAALSAIPFSRRAFAQEGKPLLVNSIRSLSNPYHAAWNAGGKAFAESVGLDYVTLVTEGDSEKGVADIRGILARTGGNAVVNVDPNDAADARPIAEACVEAGAHVFTQWNKPDDLHPWDLGPNYVAHMSYDGTEYGRKTATEVIRVMGGKGGILALGGTLSNTVAIQRRAGLEIALKASPDVELLDFQVADWQASKAYDIVNTWLTRFAGQFQGIWCANDDMAIGALEALRVNGLGGKIAISGIDGIETSVQGVVDGELAATVSWDPFWQGSYGLAVPLLARTGQLDVAGLGKEKREFYAKGMLVDASNAKEFFDNNFASEPALDVDDIWSRYDSGIPQS; encoded by the coding sequence ATGACTAGTTTGCTAAAGTACCAACCGTCGCGTCGCGTCTTCATGAGTTCTATGGCTTCGTTGGCCGCTCTCTCTGCGATTCCCTTCTCACGCAGAGCATTCGCTCAAGAAGGCAAACCACTTCTCGTCAACTCCATTCGCTCGCTATCCAACCCGTACCACGCAGCATGGAATGCTGGTGGCAAGGCCTTTGCCGAGTCGGTTGGTCTCGACTATGTGACGCTGGTCACCGAAGGCGATAGCGAGAAAGGCGTCGCTGACATTCGCGGCATTCTGGCTCGAACCGGAGGCAACGCAGTGGTCAACGTCGACCCCAACGATGCAGCGGACGCCCGTCCGATTGCCGAGGCATGTGTTGAAGCCGGGGCTCACGTCTTCACCCAGTGGAACAAGCCCGATGATCTGCATCCGTGGGATCTGGGTCCGAACTATGTTGCCCATATGAGCTACGACGGCACCGAATATGGTCGCAAGACCGCCACCGAAGTCATCCGCGTCATGGGCGGCAAAGGTGGCATTCTGGCACTTGGCGGCACGCTTTCGAACACGGTTGCCATTCAGCGCCGCGCCGGGCTCGAGATCGCTCTCAAGGCATCGCCTGACGTCGAACTGCTCGATTTCCAGGTTGCCGACTGGCAGGCCTCGAAAGCCTATGACATTGTCAACACTTGGCTCACCCGTTTCGCAGGTCAGTTCCAGGGCATCTGGTGCGCCAACGACGACATGGCCATCGGCGCACTCGAAGCTCTGCGCGTGAACGGACTTGGTGGCAAGATCGCCATTTCCGGTATCGACGGTATCGAAACATCTGTTCAGGGAGTCGTTGACGGCGAACTGGCCGCCACAGTTTCCTGGGATCCCTTCTGGCAAGGCTCCTATGGTCTTGCCGTGCCTCTTCTGGCGCGTACGGGTCAGCTGGATGTGGCAGGTCTTGGCAAAGAGAAGCGTGAATTCTACGCCAAAGGCATGTTGGTTGATGCCAGCAACGCCAAAGAATTCTTTGACAACAACTTCGCTTCGGAACCTGCGCTCGATGTCGATGATATCTGGTCACGCTATGACAGCGGCATTCCCCAGTCATAA